A stretch of Fundicoccus culcitae DNA encodes these proteins:
- the csm6 gene encoding type III-A CRISPR-associated CARF protein Csm6: MTTLISFVGDTDPIRGFHDGGILHITRHKRPDKIVLLHSQHSLSKHENIHLAINSISPDYQPEIMIDDEIIEDNRVFLFDEMFKHVSVVIDKYKNTDDHILLNLTSGTPQMIAGLFAYVQIFGLNIDAYQVLTPLRSSNEGLPHDTKESIDVLIELNEDNKIDSSNRLIEVNGQNIRQSLLQKSFRELIDVYEFLGALNILENESDIFSNQGKLIINLSKVANAIRFQNVLPDLQSKLGINKEIQKYFSCFTILDIQAERELVSEALVRGKNLAEAIAIKYIENQYPGLLKEDNKKYYLDTNHTKYIEIEGIYNKKRSGIAKLNPKTTISSHLLLYILEVVDETGKFQMVFKQVLDKTRERNTVAHSIDPIDPKNVDLQGLVDDCWQLLLFIDNRLRPYRNYKETLKQDILNFAQQ; encoded by the coding sequence ATGACAACATTAATTTCTTTTGTTGGTGATACTGATCCCATCCGTGGTTTTCATGATGGAGGCATCTTGCATATTACTCGACACAAAAGACCAGACAAAATTGTTTTGTTACATTCACAGCATTCTTTAAGCAAACACGAGAATATACACTTAGCAATTAATTCTATTAGTCCAGATTATCAACCAGAGATTATGATTGATGATGAAATCATTGAGGATAATCGCGTATTTTTGTTTGATGAAATGTTTAAACATGTATCAGTAGTTATTGATAAATATAAAAACACTGATGATCATATTTTGTTGAATTTAACTAGTGGTACACCGCAAATGATTGCAGGATTATTTGCGTATGTACAGATTTTCGGGCTGAATATTGATGCTTACCAAGTTTTAACTCCGTTAAGATCATCAAATGAAGGGTTACCTCATGATACAAAAGAATCCATTGACGTTTTAATTGAATTGAACGAAGATAATAAGATTGATTCTAGCAATCGACTGATTGAAGTGAATGGTCAAAATATTAGACAATCGTTATTACAAAAATCATTTCGGGAATTGATAGATGTTTATGAATTTTTAGGAGCGTTAAATATACTTGAAAATGAATCAGACATTTTTTCAAATCAAGGTAAGTTAATCATTAATCTGAGTAAAGTTGCCAATGCGATTAGATTTCAAAATGTCTTACCTGATTTACAGTCTAAATTGGGTATTAATAAAGAAATACAAAAATACTTTAGTTGCTTTACTATTTTAGATATTCAGGCAGAAAGGGAGTTAGTTTCTGAAGCCTTAGTACGTGGTAAGAATTTAGCGGAAGCTATTGCAATTAAGTATATTGAAAATCAATATCCTGGGCTACTAAAAGAAGATAACAAGAAATACTATCTTGATACGAATCACACAAAGTATATTGAAATTGAAGGTATCTATAATAAAAAACGAAGTGGGATTGCTAAACTAAATCCTAAAACAACGATATCCAGTCATCTGTTATTATATATATTAGAAGTTGTCGATGAAACAGGAAAATTTCAAATGGTTTTCAAACAAGTGTTAGATAAGACAAGGGAAAGAAACACAGTAGCGCATAGTATTGATCCAATTGATCCAAAAAACGTCGATTTACAAGGCTTGGTTGATGATTGTTGGCAGCTATTGTTATTTATTGATAACAGATTGCGGCCGTATCGAAATTATAAAGAAACTTTAAAACAAGATATCCTCAATTTTGCCCAACAATAA
- the csm3 gene encoding type III-A CRISPR-associated RAMP protein Csm3, whose product MSQYAKIQINGLIELVSGLHIGASDAFSAIGAIDSPVVKDPLTNLPMIPGSSLKGKIRSLLAQAINEYPAKDPNQDHPQIKRLFGATIGGGSDGNDIIPSQLLFRDAFLANREELERRDIFSFTESKFENSINRYTGEAKPRQIERVIKGSKFDFNLIYEVRDQANLQTDFETIVNGLRLLEWDYLGGSGSRGYGQIRFENIKATVVYGEMDLSELNTLLEERL is encoded by the coding sequence ATGTCGCAATATGCAAAAATTCAAATTAATGGTTTAATCGAGTTAGTCAGTGGCTTACATATTGGTGCAAGTGATGCTTTTTCTGCTATAGGAGCCATTGATTCTCCTGTCGTTAAAGATCCGCTTACTAATTTACCTATGATTCCGGGCTCAAGTCTTAAAGGAAAAATACGCTCACTATTAGCCCAAGCTATCAATGAATATCCAGCAAAGGATCCCAATCAAGACCATCCCCAAATTAAACGTTTGTTTGGTGCTACAATTGGTGGAGGATCAGATGGTAATGATATAATTCCAAGCCAATTATTATTTAGAGATGCTTTTCTAGCTAATCGTGAAGAACTTGAACGTCGTGATATTTTTAGTTTTACTGAAAGTAAATTTGAAAATTCGATTAATCGTTATACAGGAGAAGCTAAACCCCGACAAATTGAACGAGTAATTAAAGGAAGTAAATTTGATTTCAATTTAATATATGAAGTTAGAGACCAGGCAAATCTTCAAACTGATTTTGAAACGATTGTTAATGGATTGCGTCTCTTAGAATGGGATTACCTTGGTGGGAGTGGTAGTCGTGGTTATGGCCAAATTCGATTTGAAAATATTAAAGCAACCGTTGTCTATGGTGAGATGGACTTGAGTGAATTGAACACTTTGTTGGAGGAAAGGCTATGA
- the csm5 gene encoding type III-A CRISPR-associated RAMP protein Csm5, protein MVINRKYYTLHLKTLSPVHIGSGVRTTSKEFIFENDNYYFPDMVKLYSELEKLGDEKVERFEQFMIRNHSNEARLTDFLNNNKIKTRDFGGYSINSSGYEESKAEQTGKTHEKNRAKLKEIHRCIKDPYGKPYIPGSSLKGAIRTILVNQKFKKDNRGRGKYTEANYNAIPWGSKKNQPFFDIFNNIRVSDSDSVELDRLILAQKIDFSKKQNVDSPLPLTRECIKPFTNIFFTVTAVGDEAIDLMDNYSEMANSQNNEYENFFLSEFPSDLKQAKMKNTIYIGAGSGLWTKTLLSESNNIIKEVNYRAPKKMNMVGKGTLKLTRGPNVVYKVNGNQRKLVNNKLNLYEMGKCAFVLKEKEVPSL, encoded by the coding sequence ATGGTCATTAATAGAAAGTACTACACATTACATTTAAAAACGTTATCGCCCGTACATATTGGCTCAGGGGTCAGAACGACTTCGAAGGAATTTATTTTTGAGAATGATAATTATTACTTTCCAGATATGGTAAAACTATATAGCGAACTTGAAAAATTAGGTGATGAAAAAGTAGAACGCTTTGAGCAATTTATGATTAGAAATCATAGCAATGAAGCACGCTTAACTGACTTTTTAAATAATAATAAAATAAAAACACGTGATTTTGGTGGTTATTCAATTAATTCGTCTGGGTATGAAGAAAGTAAAGCTGAACAAACAGGAAAAACGCATGAAAAAAATAGAGCAAAACTAAAAGAAATCCATCGATGCATTAAAGATCCCTATGGAAAACCTTATATTCCAGGTTCGAGTTTAAAAGGAGCCATTCGTACAATTTTGGTTAATCAAAAATTTAAAAAAGATAATAGAGGTCGTGGTAAGTATACAGAGGCAAATTATAATGCGATACCATGGGGATCAAAAAAGAATCAACCATTTTTTGACATTTTTAATAATATAAGAGTTAGTGATAGTGACAGTGTTGAGCTGGATCGACTCATACTAGCACAAAAGATAGACTTTTCAAAAAAACAAAACGTTGATAGCCCATTGCCATTAACTCGAGAATGTATAAAACCATTCACAAATATCTTTTTCACAGTTACAGCCGTTGGCGATGAAGCGATTGACCTTATGGATAATTATTCTGAGATGGCTAATAGTCAAAATAATGAATATGAAAATTTTTTCTTATCAGAATTTCCTTCCGATTTAAAGCAAGCTAAAATGAAGAATACAATTTATATTGGTGCTGGCTCAGGGCTTTGGACGAAAACATTACTTTCAGAATCAAATAATATTATTAAAGAAGTAAATTATCGAGCCCCCAAAAAAATGAATATGGTAGGAAAAGGCACATTAAAACTAACTAGAGGCCCCAATGTAGTATATAAAGTTAATGGGAATCAAAGAAAACTAGTAAATAACAAATTAAATTTATACGAAATGGGTAAATGTGCATTTGTATTAAAAGAAAAAGAGGTACCTTCATTATGA
- the serC gene encoding 3-phosphoserine/phosphohydroxythreonine transaminase: MREVWNFSAGPAQIPYEVLQKAQEEFLSYDNSGMSIVEISHRSSAFIKVMEETERKLRSLLHISDDYGVLFLQGGASLQFAMIPMNLKKIGKAAYINTGNWSVKAAEEAERVGMQVDVIASSDDKNFNYIPAWPTDFSGYDYVHITSNNTLEGTTFYEFPQTGDVPLVADMSSNILSEPLDVSQFGLIYAGAQKNLGIAGLTVVIIKKDLLKHQNQLPKMLDFNQHYEKESAYNTPPTFAIYILGLVLDWVAEQGGLERIAERNRTKAQLLYDYLDQSEMFQPTVFGKDRSIMNIPFITGDDALDKEFIQYCEQHKIATIKGHRLIGGMRASIYNAMPIEGVQALIDVMQAFEDLKGRGTN; the protein is encoded by the coding sequence ATGAGAGAAGTTTGGAATTTTTCAGCTGGACCCGCGCAAATTCCGTATGAAGTCTTACAAAAGGCGCAGGAAGAATTTTTGTCCTACGACAACTCGGGGATGTCCATCGTGGAGATAAGTCATCGTTCCAGTGCTTTCATTAAAGTCATGGAAGAAACGGAAAGGAAATTACGATCCTTACTCCATATCTCGGATGACTATGGGGTTTTATTTCTTCAAGGTGGGGCTAGTCTGCAATTTGCGATGATTCCAATGAATCTTAAAAAGATAGGTAAAGCCGCTTATATTAATACTGGAAATTGGTCGGTTAAGGCGGCTGAGGAAGCTGAACGTGTGGGGATGCAAGTGGATGTCATTGCGTCTAGTGACGATAAAAATTTCAATTATATTCCTGCTTGGCCAACGGATTTCTCTGGCTATGATTATGTGCATATTACCAGCAACAATACCCTTGAAGGAACCACTTTTTATGAATTTCCACAAACGGGGGATGTGCCGTTGGTAGCAGATATGAGCTCCAATATTTTATCTGAGCCTTTGGATGTGTCACAATTTGGCCTTATTTATGCCGGCGCACAAAAAAACCTTGGGATTGCAGGTTTAACTGTCGTTATCATTAAAAAAGATTTGTTAAAACACCAAAACCAATTACCTAAAATGCTAGATTTCAACCAACATTATGAAAAAGAATCTGCCTATAACACACCACCGACCTTTGCCATTTATATCTTAGGACTGGTTTTGGATTGGGTGGCCGAACAAGGTGGGCTCGAACGCATCGCTGAACGCAATCGAACTAAAGCACAATTACTTTATGACTATTTGGATCAGTCTGAAATGTTTCAACCAACGGTATTTGGCAAAGACCGCTCAATTATGAATATTCCATTCATTACAGGCGATGACGCCTTAGACAAGGAATTTATTCAATATTGCGAACAACATAAGATTGCGACGATTAAAGGCCATCGCTTGATTGGTGGTATGCGGGCATCTATATATAACGCCATGCCTATTGAAGGGGTACAAGCACTGATTGATGTGATGCAAGCATTTGAAGACTTAAAAGGAAGAGGGACTAATTAA
- a CDS encoding DUF4260 domain-containing protein gives MKPALIIKLEFLSLLALTIFGYWYFNYAWWPFFVFLLLPDILMLGYMINPKVGSLVYNLGHTLSIPTLIFMIFILQGNRLMIQIALIWMAHICADRFLGFGLKYPSDFKDTTIQRL, from the coding sequence ATGAAACCGGCCTTAATAATCAAATTAGAATTTCTCAGCTTATTAGCCCTCACTATTTTTGGCTATTGGTATTTCAATTATGCTTGGTGGCCATTCTTTGTATTTTTACTACTGCCCGATATTCTCATGCTTGGTTATATGATAAATCCCAAAGTGGGTAGTCTGGTGTACAATTTAGGACATACACTAAGTATACCAACCCTGATTTTTATGATATTTATTCTTCAAGGGAATCGCTTGATGATTCAAATCGCACTCATTTGGATGGCGCATATTTGTGCGGATCGCTTCCTTGGATTTGGCTTGAAGTATCCGTCGGATTTCAAGGATACGACCATTCAAAGGCTTTGA
- the csm2 gene encoding type III-A CRISPR-associated protein Csm2 — protein sequence MANNYQGRTNNHRSNTPIALTIDFTDESYVDDAELVILTMKKAYYNFKVSGDELTTNQIRNLLTLTTNIYEDLLSRGPEAVMNKLSYLRVQLVYQSGRNKAVAEFIRLAQLIEKLKIVQKSGNKQDILRYCRYMEALVAYFKYHGGKNS from the coding sequence ATGGCAAATAATTATCAAGGAAGAACAAATAATCATCGGTCCAATACACCGATAGCATTAACCATTGATTTTACAGATGAGAGTTATGTTGATGATGCGGAACTAGTCATTTTAACGATGAAAAAAGCTTATTATAATTTTAAAGTAAGCGGAGATGAATTAACTACGAATCAAATCAGGAACCTTCTCACGTTAACGACAAACATCTATGAAGATTTACTTTCACGTGGCCCAGAAGCCGTTATGAATAAGTTATCTTATTTACGCGTTCAATTGGTTTATCAAAGTGGTCGAAATAAAGCCGTTGCTGAATTTATTCGTTTGGCACAATTAATCGAAAAGTTGAAAATTGTCCAAAAGTCTGGGAATAAACAAGATATTTTAAGATATTGTCGGTACATGGAAGCGTTAGTAGCTTATTTCAAATATCATGGTGGAAAGAATTCATAA
- the csm4 gene encoding type III-A CRISPR-associated RAMP protein Csm4: MKLKLYIMKFKHAHFGDGMLNESVDFFEASRLYSALYLEAITQHKEEAFIKLTQSENFHISDAFPYDVEPFLPKPIGYPKVSEESKSIEELKTARQNAKAVKKITYIPLSEFDNYLSGKGDLTAISDRQKDLSQSFVAIRKGVDPYEVGIRTFKYSLYVVASQSDLFDNLMSALQYSGLGGKRTSGLGQFDLTIKDLPDNMLTHISGNDYNRFVALTSSLPTEEELTVAVTNANYLLKKASGFAYSPESKQLLRKQDVYKFRAGSTFTNKYQGSILNVEPDQFPHPVWHFARGLFYGINISSGG, translated from the coding sequence ATGAAACTCAAACTCTACATTATGAAATTTAAACATGCACATTTTGGGGATGGCATGCTTAATGAGAGTGTTGATTTTTTTGAAGCCAGTCGTTTATATAGTGCTTTGTATTTGGAAGCAATCACACAACATAAAGAAGAAGCGTTTATAAAACTTACTCAATCTGAGAATTTTCATATAAGTGATGCTTTTCCATATGACGTTGAACCGTTCCTCCCCAAACCTATTGGTTATCCAAAAGTAAGTGAAGAAAGTAAATCCATTGAAGAATTAAAGACAGCTAGACAAAATGCTAAAGCAGTAAAAAAAATTACATATATTCCATTAAGTGAATTTGACAATTACCTTTCAGGCAAAGGGGATTTGACTGCGATTTCAGATAGACAAAAAGACTTAAGTCAAAGCTTTGTTGCTATAAGAAAAGGAGTAGATCCTTATGAAGTTGGTATTAGAACATTTAAGTATAGTTTATATGTGGTAGCTAGTCAGAGTGATCTGTTTGATAACTTAATGTCAGCACTTCAATATTCGGGACTTGGAGGAAAAAGGACGTCTGGTTTAGGTCAGTTTGATTTAACGATTAAAGATTTACCCGATAATATGCTAACACATATCTCAGGTAACGATTATAATCGTTTTGTGGCTTTAACCTCAAGTTTACCAACAGAAGAAGAATTAACTGTTGCAGTGACTAATGCCAATTATTTATTAAAAAAAGCAAGTGGTTTTGCGTATAGCCCAGAAAGTAAGCAGCTTTTAAGGAAACAAGATGTCTATAAATTTAGAGCAGGATCAACCTTTACTAATAAATATCAAGGCTCTATTTTAAATGTTGAACCAGATCAATTTCCGCACCCTGTTTGGCATTTTGCTAGAGGTTTGTTTTATGGAATAAATATATCGTCAGGAGGGTAA
- a CDS encoding 3-phosphoglycerate dehydrogenase family protein, whose amino-acid sequence MDIRVYNKIADEGLDILKNKGFTLNETNNPEGIILRSEELNDLEFNDNLVAIARAGAGVNNIPIQRAIENGIVVFNTPGANANAVNELVFTSMVMAIRHMRFANQWVHTLVGEDIPKQVEAGKKQFKGSEIKGKTIGVIGLGSIGHMVGNTAVKLGMHVLGYDPYIKEEAAYRLDPQIQRVTDVQTIYQEADFITIHVPYTQDNHHFIDKKAIDLMKKETILLNFSRAELIDVASVIAALDNKNLRYYLTDFPEEALMNRSDCLLFPHLGASTDEAEKISAQMAANQLSDFILTGNIRYSVNFPNVQMDMETACRLVIVNRNIPNMITLLVTELGEHQINIVHLTNKSRGDYAYTLIDFDEQDPQVLQELKEKIDANENILSARLIRK is encoded by the coding sequence ATGGATATTCGCGTGTATAATAAAATCGCTGACGAAGGTTTAGACATTCTCAAAAATAAAGGTTTTACATTAAATGAAACGAATAACCCTGAAGGGATTATATTACGGAGTGAAGAACTGAATGATTTAGAATTTAACGACAACCTAGTAGCTATTGCCCGTGCTGGAGCAGGTGTCAATAATATCCCGATTCAAAGAGCGATTGAAAATGGAATTGTGGTTTTTAATACTCCAGGTGCTAATGCTAATGCTGTCAATGAGTTAGTTTTTACTTCGATGGTTATGGCCATTCGCCACATGCGTTTCGCCAATCAATGGGTACATACCTTAGTGGGTGAAGATATTCCTAAGCAAGTCGAAGCGGGCAAGAAGCAGTTTAAAGGAAGTGAAATCAAGGGCAAAACCATTGGTGTGATTGGGTTGGGTTCAATCGGGCATATGGTTGGCAATACGGCGGTAAAACTTGGCATGCATGTTTTAGGTTATGACCCTTATATTAAGGAAGAAGCTGCTTATCGTTTAGATCCGCAAATCCAACGCGTCACGGATGTCCAAACCATTTATCAAGAAGCAGATTTCATTACCATTCATGTACCTTATACGCAAGATAATCACCATTTTATTGACAAAAAAGCCATTGATTTAATGAAAAAAGAAACCATTTTACTCAATTTTTCACGCGCTGAGCTCATTGATGTTGCGTCTGTGATTGCAGCGCTGGATAACAAGAACCTACGATACTACTTAACGGATTTTCCCGAAGAAGCATTAATGAACCGCTCTGACTGCTTATTGTTCCCCCATTTAGGTGCTTCAACCGATGAAGCTGAAAAGATTTCGGCCCAAATGGCTGCCAATCAATTATCTGATTTTATTTTAACAGGGAATATTCGCTATTCGGTGAACTTTCCAAATGTTCAAATGGATATGGAAACAGCCTGTCGCTTAGTCATCGTTAACCGCAATATCCCTAATATGATCACCCTGCTGGTAACCGAACTGGGTGAACATCAAATAAATATCGTTCATTTAACCAATAAATCCCGAGGCGATTATGCTTATACATTAATCGATTTTGATGAACAAGACCCTCAAGTCTTACAAGAATTAAAAGAAAAAATCGATGCGAATGAAAATATCTTAAGCGCTAGACTTATACGAAAATAA
- a CDS encoding DUF1015 domain-containing protein, producing MVKFKPFKAIRPNPDYAKDIASLPYDVVNRKEASDLVADNPYSYLHIDRSEVDLPDEENPYADAVYAKAAQNLQDFQAKGWLNKDISAMFYIYELQFMGRSQTGLVGVASVEDYLNNAIKKHEFTRYEKEKDRIRHMDSCDANTSPIFLTYRDQASINTLIENWKNKHQPIYDFESFYDTQHRVWIVDDVNVQAHLQAAFEEQVPAMYIADGHHRTESAAKVSMMRKEAGTLSETGANFLSVAFPVQQLHIFDYNRLVKTDLPTNFIERLSEDFEINSVAKDQRQPDEQGIIGLYFDNQWYHTKLKADKTADDLVGRLDASVVQTFIFNKLFNIENPRQDNRLDFVGGIKGMDVLEAAVDSGEASLAIALYPTTTDDLLAVADAGEIMPPKSTWFEPKLLSGLFVHDLETKKK from the coding sequence ATGGTAAAATTTAAACCTTTTAAAGCCATTCGTCCCAATCCAGACTATGCTAAAGACATCGCAAGTTTACCTTATGATGTGGTAAATCGTAAAGAAGCCAGTGACTTAGTTGCCGATAATCCTTATTCCTATTTGCACATTGATCGAAGTGAAGTTGATTTACCGGATGAAGAAAATCCCTATGCGGATGCTGTCTATGCCAAGGCGGCGCAAAACTTGCAAGACTTTCAAGCTAAAGGCTGGTTAAATAAAGACATTTCAGCCATGTTTTACATTTATGAATTGCAGTTTATGGGACGCAGCCAAACGGGTCTGGTGGGCGTTGCAAGTGTGGAAGATTATCTCAATAACGCTATTAAAAAGCATGAATTTACTCGTTATGAAAAAGAAAAAGATCGTATTCGCCATATGGATAGCTGTGATGCAAATACCAGTCCTATCTTTTTAACTTACCGTGATCAAGCTTCTATTAATACGCTGATTGAAAATTGGAAAAATAAGCATCAACCTATTTATGATTTTGAAAGTTTTTACGACACCCAACACCGTGTATGGATCGTAGATGATGTCAACGTTCAAGCACACCTACAAGCAGCTTTTGAAGAACAAGTACCAGCCATGTACATTGCCGATGGTCATCACCGGACAGAAAGTGCCGCTAAAGTGAGCATGATGCGCAAAGAAGCTGGGACGCTTTCTGAGACAGGAGCCAATTTTTTAAGTGTCGCTTTCCCTGTTCAGCAATTACACATTTTTGACTACAACCGCTTGGTGAAAACAGACTTACCCACCAACTTCATCGAACGTCTTTCTGAAGATTTTGAAATAAATAGCGTTGCTAAAGACCAGCGCCAGCCAGACGAACAAGGTATTATTGGTTTGTATTTTGACAATCAGTGGTACCATACCAAGTTAAAAGCCGATAAAACAGCTGACGATTTAGTCGGGCGTTTAGATGCTTCGGTTGTGCAAACCTTTATTTTCAATAAGCTATTTAATATCGAAAACCCTCGTCAAGATAATCGCTTAGATTTTGTTGGAGGTATTAAAGGCATGGATGTGTTAGAAGCGGCTGTCGATAGTGGCGAAGCTAGTTTGGCAATTGCCTTGTATCCAACTACAACGGATGATTTGTTAGCTGTGGCTGATGCAGGCGAAATAATGCCACCTAAGTCAACCTGGTTTGAACCGAAATTACTCAGTGGTTTATTTGTGCATGACTTAGAAACAAAAAAGAAATAA
- the cas10 gene encoding type III-A CRISPR-associated protein Cas10/Csm1, whose amino-acid sequence MDQKQVDLFYGAMLHDIGKVVQRANNQRVKHSKLGKDYLKQFNFNKAVLDQVAYHHAYELLNSNLEDDNLAYITYIADNIASGIDRRSNMEHREDQLFKPDLPLEDIFNRFGDSTTHRYFIPRTLDVGQDPNYPQEKPQSFTSSQYGGILNKIETTLKVISPTVEYQASLLNLMEATLSYVPSSTNTEEVADISLFDHIKVTAAIATSIYQFLEESNRHNYKKDLFVNASDFYLEKAFLLVSFDLSGIQDFIYTIASKGAHKQLRSRSFYLEMISEWLADTILKSMHLSRANLLYTGGGHAYLILPNTENARNQLNEIEQSFNQFFLTNFGTKLFVAIGNTPFAAKEVMQNSKIKEEQVTAAAEYRAIFQSVGQEISQKKLQRYTPEVIQQLNQYGKRAGRECSVCHTIHNLRDNHDNDTKCEVCYGLENFSKVIQNEDYFVVGSNKSALAIGPNAYLDRTTEKAILNGEVNGSIYTKNNQMTGINQAVHIWVADYSVAPNNEFSYYTQREWTKENNEIIGIKRLGVLRADVDDLGLGFMAGYSTQAKGMYNTLSRTAAFSRNMSLFFKLYINKIAEAYRLTIVYSGGDDVFAIGAWDDILDFTIQLREDFLYWTNGKLTLSAGIGMFHDKTPINIMARQTGELEEAAKSSGKNAICLFDAENTFNFDEYIDDIQNNYLEVVTTYFNTLTLRGKSFVYKLLQLIEERNEVEKISFARLAYTIARLEDETKKTKVSSLDVFNTFKQTLMQAFSSEKEIKKFGMALRLYIYKERKEG is encoded by the coding sequence ATGGACCAAAAGCAAGTAGATTTATTTTATGGTGCTATGTTACATGATATCGGAAAAGTCGTTCAACGTGCGAACAATCAAAGAGTCAAACATAGTAAACTTGGTAAAGATTACCTTAAGCAGTTTAATTTCAATAAAGCTGTACTTGATCAAGTTGCATACCATCATGCCTACGAATTGTTAAATAGTAACTTAGAAGACGATAATTTGGCATATATTACTTATATAGCAGACAACATTGCTAGCGGTATTGACAGACGATCAAATATGGAGCATCGTGAAGATCAGTTGTTCAAACCTGATCTCCCATTAGAGGATATTTTTAATCGCTTTGGAGATTCGACAACCCATCGTTATTTTATTCCAAGAACGTTAGATGTTGGCCAAGACCCGAATTACCCGCAAGAAAAGCCACAGTCATTTACTTCCAGTCAGTATGGAGGAATTTTAAATAAGATAGAAACTACCCTAAAAGTGATTTCTCCAACCGTTGAGTATCAAGCCTCATTATTAAACCTAATGGAAGCGACTTTAAGTTATGTTCCAAGCTCTACAAATACTGAAGAAGTGGCTGATATTTCTTTGTTTGATCACATAAAAGTGACAGCCGCCATAGCAACAAGTATTTATCAATTCTTAGAAGAAAGTAACCGACATAACTATAAAAAAGATTTGTTTGTTAATGCTAGTGACTTTTATTTAGAAAAAGCTTTTTTATTAGTCTCTTTTGATTTATCTGGTATACAAGATTTCATTTATACCATAGCTAGCAAAGGGGCACATAAGCAATTAAGGAGTCGTTCGTTTTACTTAGAAATGATTAGCGAATGGTTAGCAGATACAATCCTTAAATCAATGCACTTAAGTAGGGCTAATTTGCTGTATACCGGTGGTGGACATGCCTATTTAATTTTACCTAATACCGAAAATGCTAGGAATCAATTAAATGAAATTGAACAGAGCTTTAATCAATTTTTCTTAACCAATTTTGGTACAAAATTATTTGTTGCTATCGGAAACACACCCTTTGCAGCCAAAGAAGTTATGCAGAACTCGAAAATTAAAGAAGAACAAGTAACTGCAGCAGCTGAATATCGCGCTATATTTCAAAGTGTTGGTCAAGAAATAAGTCAGAAAAAATTACAGCGTTATACCCCAGAAGTCATTCAACAACTTAATCAATATGGAAAAAGAGCGGGACGCGAGTGTAGTGTTTGTCATACGATTCATAATTTGCGCGATAATCATGATAATGATACAAAATGTGAAGTTTGTTATGGATTAGAGAATTTTTCGAAAGTTATCCAAAATGAAGATTATTTTGTCGTTGGGAGTAACAAGTCTGCTTTAGCAATCGGACCTAATGCCTACTTAGACAGAACTACTGAAAAAGCTATTTTAAATGGAGAAGTTAATGGCAGTATTTATACAAAAAATAATCAAATGACTGGGATCAATCAAGCTGTGCATATCTGGGTAGCGGACTATTCTGTGGCACCTAACAATGAATTTTCTTACTATACGCAAAGGGAATGGACAAAAGAAAACAATGAAATTATTGGAATTAAAAGATTAGGAGTATTAAGAGCGGATGTTGATGATCTTGGACTAGGTTTTATGGCAGGATATTCCACGCAGGCAAAGGGTATGTACAACACTTTAAGTCGAACAGCTGCATTCTCTAGAAATATGAGCTTGTTTTTTAAATTATATATCAACAAAATTGCTGAAGCTTATCGATTAACCATTGTATATTCAGGAGGAGACGATGTATTTGCGATTGGTGCATGGGATGATATTTTAGACTTTACGATTCAATTACGTGAAGATTTTCTGTATTGGACAAATGGTAAACTAACCTTATCGGCAGGCATTGGCATGTTTCATGATAAGACACCTATTAATATCATGGCTCGGCAAACTGGGGAGTTAGAAGAAGCAGCCAAAAGTAGTGGGAAAAATGCGATTTGTTTGTTTGACGCTGAAAATACATTTAATTTTGATGAATATATCGATGATATACAGAATAACTACTTAGAAGTGGTTACAACTTATTTTAATACCCTTACTCTTAGAGGGAAATCATTTGTGTATAAACTATTACAGTTAATTGAAGAACGAAATGAAGTTGAGAAGATTTCTTTTGCTAGACTAGCTTATACCATCGCAAGATTGGAAGATGAAACAAAGAAAACAAAGGTATCTTCCTTAGACGTATTTAACACATTTAAACAAACCCTTATGCAAGCATTTAGCAGTGAAAAAGAGATTAAAAAGTTCGGAATGGCTTTGAGATTGTATATTTATAAAGAGCGAAAGGAAGGTTAG